In Candidatus Krumholzibacteriia bacterium, the following proteins share a genomic window:
- a CDS encoding anti-sigma factor antagonist (This anti-anti-sigma factor, or anti-sigma factor antagonist, belongs to a family that includes characterized members SpoIIAA, RsbV, RsfA, and RsfB.), with product MSRPSAAVEKKLSRDLTVVAEDSQLGRVRDFVVEVCEGAGFSPREVSNTKLAVDEACTNIIKHAYDGSGEPGSITVIAEIDSGKVKFRLQDRGKHFDFSGVKDPDLDQYVETGRKGGFGVFLINRLMDGVEYHATDTGNELVLTKRSQATFSASVLPGRLPARGTLRFKFMVRASSGLLALVTVIGVVMFVRQTQDIKAQQATQWIEKSRLTESLARRSVSALMDPNEYSLEQTNLTSELSKMVAANDEIAYARVVDALGNIRASATVDEVFQPYRAPQAQLLLDDGRVTWSRLEMDGRGVRDIAVSVSVQNPGGAAFDIGVLHLGVFEDGVVGAIEDTRLQTMLLLVALFGVGVLLILGLVQVFVRPIQILTDGVRAIGDGNLEGKLDVRGPAEIGAIAGVFNEITEKFKKAQTSILEQEKMQKEIEVAKQIQQSLLPRNRPEISGYDIAPLYQAAAEVGGDYYDFVQVDDDTIGVVVADVSGKGVPGSLVMTMIRTALRMEARGNRNASDVMAKMNAFVTDDMKKGMFVTMFYVILDSKNRVISYASAGHNPMILYRHETKETFFLNPRGFPVGISLPDESLFRRSISLEKIRLKKDDMLVIYTDGVTEAMNMRRDQYGEDRLVDMVRSYGHMSPEQFIARLDEDIRRFTGDYPQSDDITVVAVKEKMTADDVLFGIRRKLLDLVDVQGMSVKEACQQMRVSPATYYRYKRRLDLMGERGLRNDQLRDDMSLKRVSLEARKRIIRIIVANPEFGAKRITNEYNDGRDENQQITERMVYEELKRLNLNTRDLRLDYLRRNRLIDEEGKPLPPGAREPEAAGRPSEAIDELLRDIPGVSLSRDAGEAAAKPAPETADAARTRPDAMGVAASSSAGITEIRLNGHLDSASSAGLEKRLRDMIAAGATRILVDLSDVSYVSSGGWGIFVGEVHGLRSRGGDIVLSGMTPEVYDVYELLGFADVLRAFKSIAEAREYLSLPADQRPAPGPGLSPDEVAVAHGLSVEPTDVDDTPREWQSLHVEATTVGEKGEIAVLSLDGIIDTVSAEKLRASVDQIISNGRNKIVVDMSQVEYVSSGGWGVFTERLREVRRAGGDVKLFGMDPDVYYVFTMLGFNIVLSSFDILVDAIEDFQRPAPAMEHDGVDIAPVPVADTTDYEGRGRVEASVPGMDIVWEDGPGGIRIARLSGIIETTAVSLLADEIAREVVSAPEAIIFDLSRVEYVSSAGWGQFAHAYEGVGAVALVGLDPDLYEVYECLEFRAFIRAYATDAEAIVGLAGGTTPPAPAPGAPSAQAPEAVRRDTHMDGIDDVLEGDTASRVPAPDPFDGEAYPAPAPADPEEEPEWRHRSWDGVVKPPADLDVNASRPDERVDQDRKLRSMGWDSYGERLRKRSGDGGGGDDGGEPDGGGDA from the coding sequence GTGTCCCGGCCGTCCGCTGCTGTCGAGAAGAAGTTGTCTCGCGATCTCACCGTAGTCGCGGAAGACTCCCAGCTGGGGCGGGTGCGGGATTTTGTGGTGGAAGTGTGCGAGGGGGCCGGATTCAGCCCGCGAGAGGTTTCCAACACCAAGCTGGCAGTCGACGAGGCGTGCACCAACATCATCAAGCACGCCTACGACGGTTCCGGGGAGCCGGGCAGCATCACCGTTATCGCCGAGATCGACTCCGGCAAGGTCAAGTTCCGGCTGCAGGATCGCGGCAAGCACTTTGACTTTTCGGGTGTCAAGGATCCCGACCTCGACCAGTACGTCGAAACTGGCCGCAAGGGCGGCTTCGGCGTGTTCCTCATCAATCGCCTCATGGACGGCGTGGAGTACCACGCCACCGACACCGGCAACGAACTGGTCCTCACCAAGCGCAGCCAGGCGACGTTCTCGGCCTCGGTGCTCCCCGGGAGACTCCCGGCGCGCGGCACGCTGCGCTTCAAGTTCATGGTGCGCGCCAGCAGTGGCCTGCTGGCGCTGGTCACGGTGATCGGCGTGGTCATGTTCGTGCGCCAGACGCAGGACATCAAGGCGCAGCAGGCCACGCAGTGGATTGAGAAGAGCCGCCTCACCGAGAGCCTGGCGCGGCGCAGCGTGTCGGCCCTGATGGACCCCAACGAGTACTCGCTGGAGCAAACCAACCTCACATCCGAACTGAGCAAGATGGTGGCGGCCAACGACGAGATTGCCTACGCGCGCGTCGTGGACGCCCTCGGGAACATCCGTGCCTCCGCCACCGTGGACGAGGTGTTCCAGCCCTACCGCGCCCCGCAGGCGCAGCTGCTGCTGGACGACGGCCGAGTGACGTGGAGTCGCCTGGAGATGGACGGGCGCGGCGTGCGCGACATTGCGGTGAGCGTGTCGGTTCAGAACCCGGGTGGCGCGGCCTTCGACATCGGCGTGCTGCACCTGGGCGTATTCGAAGACGGCGTCGTGGGCGCCATCGAAGACACGCGCCTGCAGACCATGCTCCTGCTGGTGGCGCTGTTTGGCGTGGGCGTGCTGCTCATCCTGGGACTGGTGCAGGTGTTCGTGCGCCCCATCCAGATTCTCACCGACGGCGTGCGCGCCATCGGCGACGGCAATCTCGAGGGCAAGCTCGACGTGCGCGGCCCGGCCGAGATCGGTGCCATCGCCGGCGTGTTCAACGAGATCACCGAGAAGTTCAAGAAGGCGCAGACCTCGATCCTCGAGCAGGAAAAGATGCAGAAGGAAATCGAGGTGGCCAAGCAGATCCAGCAGTCGCTCCTGCCGCGCAATCGCCCGGAGATCTCCGGCTATGACATTGCGCCGCTATACCAGGCCGCGGCCGAGGTGGGCGGCGACTACTACGACTTCGTGCAGGTGGACGACGACACCATCGGCGTGGTGGTGGCCGACGTGTCGGGCAAGGGCGTTCCCGGGTCGCTGGTCATGACCATGATCCGCACCGCGCTGCGCATGGAGGCGCGCGGCAACCGCAATGCGTCCGACGTGATGGCCAAGATGAACGCCTTCGTGACCGACGACATGAAGAAGGGCATGTTCGTCACCATGTTCTACGTCATCCTCGACTCCAAGAATCGGGTGATCAGCTACGCCAGCGCCGGACACAATCCGATGATCCTCTATCGCCACGAGACCAAGGAGACCTTCTTCCTCAACCCGCGCGGATTCCCGGTGGGCATCAGCCTCCCCGACGAATCCCTGTTCCGCCGTTCCATCAGTCTGGAGAAGATACGCCTCAAGAAGGACGACATGCTGGTGATCTACACCGACGGCGTCACCGAGGCCATGAACATGCGGCGCGACCAGTACGGCGAGGACCGCCTGGTGGACATGGTGCGCAGCTACGGACACATGTCGCCCGAGCAGTTCATTGCGCGTCTGGACGAGGACATCCGCCGCTTCACCGGCGACTACCCGCAGAGCGACGACATCACCGTGGTGGCGGTGAAGGAAAAGATGACTGCGGACGACGTCCTGTTCGGCATCCGCCGCAAGCTCCTCGACCTGGTGGACGTGCAGGGCATGAGCGTCAAGGAGGCATGCCAGCAGATGCGCGTGTCGCCGGCCACCTACTACCGCTACAAGCGGCGCCTGGACCTGATGGGCGAGCGTGGCCTGCGCAACGACCAGTTGCGCGACGACATGAGCCTCAAGCGCGTGAGCCTGGAAGCGCGCAAGCGGATCATCCGCATCATCGTGGCCAATCCGGAGTTCGGCGCCAAGCGCATCACCAACGAGTACAACGATGGCCGCGACGAGAACCAGCAAATCACCGAGCGCATGGTCTACGAGGAACTCAAGCGCCTGAACCTCAACACGCGCGACCTGCGCCTCGACTACCTGCGCCGCAACCGGCTCATCGACGAGGAAGGCAAACCGCTGCCGCCGGGTGCGCGCGAACCCGAGGCGGCGGGGCGCCCGTCAGAGGCGATCGACGAACTGCTGCGCGACATCCCCGGCGTTTCGCTGTCCCGGGACGCCGGCGAAGCAGCGGCGAAGCCCGCGCCCGAGACGGCGGATGCCGCGCGGACCCGCCCCGATGCCATGGGGGTGGCCGCGTCGTCCTCGGCCGGCATCACCGAGATTCGCCTCAACGGACACCTCGATTCCGCCTCCTCGGCCGGTCTCGAGAAACGCCTGCGCGACATGATCGCCGCCGGCGCCACCCGCATCCTGGTGGACCTGAGCGACGTGTCGTACGTGTCCAGCGGTGGCTGGGGGATCTTCGTGGGTGAGGTGCACGGCCTGCGCAGTCGTGGCGGAGACATCGTGCTCTCCGGCATGACGCCCGAGGTCTACGATGTCTACGAACTGCTCGGCTTCGCCGACGTGTTGCGCGCATTCAAGTCCATTGCGGAGGCGCGCGAGTATCTGTCGCTTCCCGCCGATCAGCGCCCGGCACCGGGTCCGGGTCTCTCGCCCGATGAGGTGGCGGTGGCACACGGCCTCAGCGTCGAGCCCACGGACGTCGATGACACGCCGCGCGAATGGCAGAGCCTGCACGTGGAAGCCACCACGGTGGGCGAAAAGGGAGAGATCGCGGTTCTGTCGCTCGACGGCATCATCGACACGGTCAGCGCGGAGAAGTTGCGCGCGTCCGTCGACCAGATCATCTCCAACGGCCGCAACAAGATCGTGGTGGACATGTCGCAGGTCGAGTACGTGTCCAGCGGTGGCTGGGGTGTCTTTACCGAGCGCCTGCGCGAGGTGCGCCGCGCGGGCGGCGACGTGAAGCTCTTCGGCATGGACCCCGACGTCTACTACGTGTTCACCATGCTCGGTTTCAACATCGTCCTGTCGTCGTTCGACATCCTCGTCGACGCCATCGAGGACTTCCAGCGGCCCGCGCCGGCCATGGAGCATGATGGCGTCGATATCGCGCCGGTTCCGGTTGCGGATACGACGGACTACGAGGGGCGGGGACGCGTCGAGGCCAGCGTCCCCGGCATGGACATCGTATGGGAGGACGGGCCCGGTGGCATCCGCATCGCGCGCCTCTCGGGCATCATCGAGACCACGGCGGTCTCGCTGCTGGCCGACGAGATCGCCCGCGAGGTCGTGTCCGCACCGGAGGCGATCATCTTCGACCTGAGCCGCGTCGAGTACGTTTCCAGCGCCGGCTGGGGCCAGTTTGCGCATGCCTACGAGGGAGTGGGTGCGGTGGCGCTGGTGGGGCTGGATCCGGACCTGTACGAGGTCTACGAGTGTCTCGAGTTCCGGGCCTTCATTCGCGCCTACGCCACAGACGCGGAGGCCATTGTGGGGCTGGCCGGCGGCACCACCCCGCCGGCACCGGCGCCCGGGGCTCCGTCTGCGCAGGCGCCCGAGGCGGTGCGGCGCGACACGCACATGGACGGGATCGACGACGTCCTGGAGGGGGACACCGCGTCGCGGGTACCCGCACCGGACCCGTTCGACGGCGAGGCCTACCCGGCCCCGGCGCCCGCGGACCCCGAGGAGGAGCCGGAATGGCGCCACCGCTCGTGGGATGGGGTGGTCAAGCCCCCGGCCGACCTGGACGTAAACGCCTCCCGGCCGGACGAACGCGTGGATCAGGACCGAAAATTGCGTTCCATGGGCTGGGACTCCTATGGTGAGCGGCTGCGCAAGCGTTCCGGGGACGGCGGCGGTGGGGACGATGGCGGGGAGCCCGACGGGGGCGGCGACGCATGA
- a CDS encoding ParA family protein yields MRKLAIITSKGGTGKTTTAINLGHGLALCGKKVLIVDCDPQRNVAIAFDVRAGKTLCNLLQHGEVEVIEVRKNLYVIDSGGRELAEIEMLLASQSSRDRRLDLALKNLRGCDVVICDCSPTVNLININAIVFADEVIIPVSMDYLAQAGARQTMQIIDEINEHSVRKTSIMGILPTFYDSRTRLSADVLGSLRERFEEKVFKSVIRTNTSLREAPSFNQTIFEYSPMSRGAFDYYQLTEEVLTRV; encoded by the coding sequence ATGAGGAAGCTGGCGATCATCACCTCCAAGGGCGGGACCGGCAAGACCACCACCGCCATCAATCTGGGGCACGGTCTTGCGCTGTGCGGCAAAAAAGTGCTGATCGTCGATTGCGATCCGCAGCGCAACGTGGCCATCGCCTTTGACGTGCGGGCGGGCAAGACCCTGTGCAACCTGCTGCAACACGGCGAGGTGGAAGTAATCGAGGTGCGCAAGAACCTCTACGTGATCGATTCGGGTGGGCGCGAGCTGGCCGAGATCGAGATGCTGCTGGCCTCGCAGTCGAGCCGCGACCGCCGGCTGGATCTGGCGCTCAAGAATTTGCGCGGGTGCGACGTCGTCATATGTGACTGTTCGCCCACGGTGAATCTGATCAACATCAACGCCATCGTCTTCGCCGACGAGGTGATCATTCCCGTGAGCATGGATTATCTGGCGCAGGCGGGAGCCCGTCAAACTATGCAGATTATCGATGAGATTAACGAGCACTCGGTGCGCAAGACGTCGATCATGGGCATCCTGCCCACTTTCTACGACTCGCGCACACGGCTCTCGGCCGACGTGCTCGGTTCGTTGCGGGAGCGTTTCGAGGAGAAGGTGTTCAAGAGCGTGATTCGCACCAATACGTCGTTGCGCGAGGCGCCGAGTTTTAACCAGACCATTTTCGAGTACTCGCCCATGTCGCGCGGTGCGTTCGACTACTATCAGTTGACCGAGGAAGTGCTGACCCGTGTCTGA
- a CDS encoding tetratricopeptide repeat protein — protein MRGVTAMESYDHRSEIQSSGTRYLIQSSLVPAQRAVVTSLFLEGALLSRHTERYEGELTPDAMRGLVRRAHDTYRLRLTSLLDLRDRLKKDVDGRAHLKLGEALYGERLFREAMAEVIRSIKLGLEDAVGYSILGNCLLSVGDSEKAVRAFQKGLELAPAYADLHNDLGVAYLKADRCRDAAACFERALEINRYYQKALMNLALALARNVVLKQDYDLSRDLRARLRRILDLNIQLRPQLEGEDFREAVKALDVERYDTVFERLAKIKEELDTTAANDLSLEIYLILKFRADELTEGDIDGLIERLNAELEANPGFADIHNDLGVLYAAKCKILVDQAHEAFRQALARNPNFKKAEKNLRLAANDRQGIHFLLKALLD, from the coding sequence ATGAGAGGGGTTACGGCAATGGAGAGCTACGACCATCGTAGCGAAATCCAGTCCAGCGGAACGCGCTACCTGATTCAGTCGAGTCTGGTGCCGGCGCAGCGTGCCGTGGTGACGTCGCTGTTTCTCGAGGGTGCGCTGCTCTCCCGGCACACCGAGCGCTACGAGGGAGAACTGACCCCGGACGCCATGCGCGGCCTGGTGCGCCGTGCGCACGACACCTACCGGCTGCGCCTGACCTCGCTGCTCGATCTGCGCGACCGTCTCAAGAAGGACGTGGATGGCCGCGCCCACCTCAAGCTGGGCGAGGCCCTGTACGGGGAGCGTCTGTTTCGCGAGGCCATGGCGGAGGTCATCCGCTCCATCAAGCTGGGGCTGGAGGACGCGGTTGGCTATTCCATCCTCGGAAACTGCCTGTTGTCGGTCGGCGACAGCGAGAAGGCGGTGCGCGCCTTCCAGAAGGGGCTGGAACTGGCCCCGGCCTACGCAGACCTGCACAACGACCTGGGCGTGGCCTACCTCAAGGCCGATCGCTGCCGCGACGCGGCGGCGTGTTTCGAACGCGCCCTCGAGATCAATCGCTATTACCAGAAGGCGCTGATGAACCTGGCGCTGGCGCTCGCCCGTAACGTGGTCCTCAAGCAGGACTACGACCTGTCGCGTGACCTGCGCGCACGCCTGCGGCGAATTCTGGACCTGAATATCCAGCTCCGGCCGCAACTCGAGGGCGAGGACTTCCGGGAGGCGGTGAAGGCGCTCGATGTCGAGCGCTATGACACCGTGTTCGAACGCCTGGCCAAGATCAAGGAAGAGCTGGACACGACCGCGGCCAACGATCTGTCCCTGGAAATCTACCTCATCCTGAAGTTCCGGGCCGACGAGCTGACGGAGGGTGACATCGACGGGCTGATCGAGCGTCTCAATGCGGAACTGGAGGCAAACCCGGGCTTCGCCGACATCCACAACGATCTGGGCGTCCTGTATGCTGCAAAATGCAAGATCCTCGTGGACCAGGCCCACGAGGCATTCCGACAGGCGCTGGCGCGAAATCCCAACTTCAAGAAGGCGGAAAAGAACCTCCGGCTGGCAGCTAACGATAGGCAGGGCATACACTTCCTGCTGAAGGCGCTATTGGACTAG
- a CDS encoding STAS domain-containing protein — MEKLIISEERTNAANPVSVLTLRGTIETTNASGLEETLERIVNESCYRIVVDLGSVSYISSAGWGIFISEIKRIRRNGGDIKLAGMMPEVREVFDLLEFGNILKPFMKTSEAIRDFEVATDSGTQGGPAGRR; from the coding sequence ATGGAAAAACTGATTATCTCCGAAGAGCGTACCAACGCTGCCAACCCGGTTTCCGTGCTTACCCTGCGCGGTACCATCGAGACGACCAATGCCTCGGGACTCGAGGAGACGCTGGAGCGGATCGTCAACGAGAGCTGCTACCGCATCGTCGTCGATCTGGGCAGTGTCAGCTACATCAGCTCGGCCGGGTGGGGCATCTTCATCAGCGAGATCAAGCGCATCCGGCGCAACGGCGGCGACATCAAGCTTGCCGGCATGATGCCCGAGGTGCGCGAGGTATTCGATCTGCTCGAGTTTGGCAACATACTGAAACCGTTCATGAAGACGTCTGAGGCGATTCGTGACTTCGAAGTTGCGACCGACTCGGGAACACAAGGCGGACCGGCCGGTCGCCGATAG
- a CDS encoding STAS domain-containing protein, with protein sequence MAVDGIVVSVTTGSNGAGVSVLKVSGYLDTTTASELETALYGLLDRESYRIVVDLSGVNYISSAGWGIFIGEIKRIRNHGGDLKLAGMVGDVHEVFQLLEFHSILEAFGTTAEAIDAFKSKSAG encoded by the coding sequence ATGGCTGTTGATGGAATCGTAGTCAGCGTCACAACCGGCAGTAACGGCGCGGGCGTCTCCGTGCTCAAGGTGAGTGGCTACCTGGACACGACGACCGCGAGCGAACTCGAGACGGCGCTTTACGGCCTGCTCGATCGCGAGTCGTACCGTATCGTGGTGGACCTCTCCGGCGTCAACTACATCAGCTCCGCTGGCTGGGGCATCTTCATCGGTGAGATCAAGCGCATCCGCAACCACGGTGGCGACCTCAAGCTGGCGGGCATGGTGGGCGACGTCCACGAGGTGTTCCAACTGCTCGAATTCCACTCCATCCTGGAGGCTTTCGGGACCACCGCCGAGGCGATTGACGCATTCAAGTCGAAGAGCGCCGGCTGA
- a CDS encoding lamin tail domain-containing protein, whose protein sequence is MGGVLRFFLPFFLLCACFGAGRAFARVVINEVYYDHPGADAGYEFVELIDTDGAAADIGGLTLEFHNGTGTGWVVLWRAEPGVTIRAGEPFLLGDAMVSPAPDVLTTLSLQNGPDALRIVDASGAVLDVVGYGGLDDAAYTETRGAAVVAAGMSIARVPDANDTGDNASDFAAAAPSPGRFNVPRRDVALALAPPTPALLGRDAPGEERIALEVVNTGVLAVDAGQVRVAIADSTEAGSVEAAVVVNAAVIPPGGAERVELRVALSLGFHRLAATAGYPADERGFNDTVVLLRRVGRVPVLVSEVWSAPAPQCPQFVEVFNAGDAPVDVGGWRLRDMRAQPVPIAADSLVIAPRGFLAVSASPAALIACVPQTPPGSVVGVDGSWPSFNRSGSGVADSVVVSDRHGIPVEAVAYPPLPTGISGVSIERVDLYPGARAPVWRLSPAAQGCSPGRPNGASLYDPPVEGELDVEPNPFAPARGDVLRIAVAAGAGVARVVVSVFDMTGRRVADVGSAFALPAVFLWDGRDRSGHTVRPGLYVVACEELLADGTRGTVQKVVVGCAGAAR, encoded by the coding sequence ATGGGCGGGGTTCTTCGTTTCTTCCTCCCTTTCTTTCTTCTCTGTGCATGTTTCGGTGCCGGTCGCGCGTTCGCGCGTGTCGTCATCAACGAGGTCTATTACGATCATCCCGGCGCCGACGCCGGCTACGAGTTTGTCGAGCTGATCGACACCGATGGCGCTGCGGCGGACATCGGCGGTCTGACGCTCGAGTTCCACAATGGAACCGGAACCGGTTGGGTGGTGTTGTGGCGCGCGGAACCCGGCGTGACGATACGTGCGGGCGAGCCGTTCCTGCTGGGTGACGCGATGGTGTCGCCTGCCCCGGACGTTCTCACCACGTTGTCGCTGCAGAACGGACCGGATGCCCTGCGCATCGTGGACGCGAGTGGCGCGGTGCTCGACGTGGTCGGTTACGGCGGACTGGACGATGCCGCATACACGGAGACGCGCGGTGCCGCGGTGGTCGCGGCGGGCATGTCGATTGCGCGCGTGCCGGACGCCAACGACACGGGCGACAACGCATCCGACTTCGCGGCCGCGGCACCCAGCCCGGGCCGTTTCAACGTCCCGCGCCGCGATGTCGCACTGGCGCTCGCGCCGCCCACGCCCGCGCTGCTGGGTCGCGACGCGCCGGGCGAGGAGCGCATTGCGCTCGAGGTGGTGAACACCGGCGTGCTGGCCGTCGACGCGGGGCAGGTGCGCGTGGCCATTGCCGACTCCACGGAGGCGGGGAGTGTCGAAGCCGCCGTGGTGGTCAACGCGGCCGTCATTCCACCCGGTGGTGCGGAGCGTGTGGAGCTGCGGGTGGCGCTTTCGCTCGGGTTCCACCGGCTCGCCGCCACCGCGGGCTATCCTGCCGACGAACGCGGCTTCAATGACACCGTGGTGTTGCTGCGGCGCGTCGGGCGGGTCCCGGTTCTGGTGAGCGAGGTGTGGAGCGCGCCGGCGCCGCAGTGCCCGCAGTTCGTGGAGGTATTCAACGCCGGCGACGCGCCGGTGGACGTGGGCGGTTGGCGGTTGCGGGACATGCGCGCGCAACCGGTTCCCATTGCGGCGGACTCGCTGGTCATCGCACCGCGCGGCTTCCTCGCCGTATCCGCGAGCCCGGCGGCACTCATCGCGTGCGTCCCGCAGACGCCGCCGGGTTCGGTGGTGGGGGTGGACGGATCGTGGCCGTCGTTCAACCGCTCGGGCAGCGGGGTTGCGGACAGCGTCGTCGTGTCCGACCGGCACGGGATCCCGGTGGAGGCGGTCGCGTATCCGCCGCTTCCCACCGGCATCAGCGGCGTGAGCATCGAGCGCGTCGACCTCTACCCGGGCGCGCGCGCCCCGGTGTGGCGCCTCTCACCCGCCGCGCAGGGTTGCTCGCCCGGGCGTCCCAACGGCGCGTCGCTCTACGACCCGCCGGTGGAAGGCGAACTCGACGTCGAACCCAATCCGTTCGCGCCCGCGCGCGGCGACGTGCTGCGCATCGCCGTGGCGGCCGGGGCCGGTGTGGCGCGGGTGGTGGTTTCGGTATTCGATATGACGGGGCGCCGTGTGGCCGACGTCGGCAGCGCGTTCGCGCTGCCGGCCGTGTTCCTGTGGGACGGGCGCGACCGCAGCGGACACACGGTTCGTCCCGGTCTGTACGTGGTGGCGTGCGAAGAACTCCTGGCCGACGGCACGCGGGGGACGGTGCAGAAGGTGGTGGTGGGGTGTGCGGGCGCGGCACGGTAG
- a CDS encoding pyridoxal phosphate-dependent aminotransferase: protein MKFAERMSHLGTETAFEVLARARALEAQGREIVHLEIGEPDFDTPDNIKEAAVKALRGGYTHYGPSAGLPELREEIAAYISRHRGVAVDPAQVVVTPGGKPVIFFSALALLDPGDEVIYPNPGFPIYESMIDYIGARGVPIPLLEKNKFAFDPDQIESLITKKTRLVVINSPQNPTGGVLPRETIARLCELAVKHDFYVLSDEIYSRMIYDGEHVTPYSYPGMPERTIILDGHSKTYAMTGWRLGYGVFPKEMAVKVAKLQTNSNSCTCSFTQMAGVEALRGPQDSVDTMVAEFRARRDLIVDGLNGIPGFSCHKPSGAFYVFPNIKGTGKTSKQMEDHLMNKAGVAVLAGTAFGQYGEGYIRLSYANSQANIKKAIACIKQSL, encoded by the coding sequence ATGAAATTCGCGGAACGAATGTCGCACCTCGGGACGGAGACCGCGTTCGAAGTGCTGGCCCGCGCCCGCGCCCTCGAGGCGCAGGGGCGCGAGATCGTGCACCTGGAGATCGGCGAACCGGACTTCGATACCCCCGACAATATCAAGGAAGCGGCCGTCAAGGCGTTGCGCGGGGGCTACACGCACTACGGACCCTCCGCGGGGCTGCCGGAACTGCGCGAGGAGATCGCCGCCTACATCTCGCGGCACCGCGGTGTCGCGGTGGACCCGGCGCAGGTCGTGGTGACGCCGGGCGGAAAACCCGTCATCTTCTTTTCGGCGCTGGCGCTGCTCGATCCCGGCGACGAAGTCATCTATCCCAACCCCGGCTTCCCGATCTACGAGAGCATGATCGACTACATCGGCGCGCGGGGAGTTCCCATTCCGCTGCTGGAGAAGAACAAGTTCGCGTTCGATCCCGACCAGATCGAGTCGCTCATCACAAAGAAGACGCGCCTGGTGGTGATCAACTCTCCGCAAAATCCCACCGGCGGCGTCCTGCCGCGCGAGACCATTGCGCGCCTGTGCGAGCTGGCGGTGAAGCACGACTTCTACGTGCTCTCCGACGAAATCTACTCGCGCATGATCTACGATGGCGAACACGTGACGCCATATTCGTATCCGGGCATGCCGGAGCGCACCATCATCCTTGACGGTCACTCCAAGACCTACGCCATGACCGGCTGGCGGCTCGGTTACGGCGTCTTCCCCAAAGAAATGGCGGTCAAGGTGGCCAAGCTGCAGACCAACTCCAACAGCTGCACGTGCAGCTTCACCCAGATGGCCGGTGTGGAAGCGCTGCGCGGACCCCAGGACAGTGTGGACACCATGGTGGCGGAGTTCCGTGCCCGGCGCGACCTCATTGTGGACGGGCTCAACGGCATCCCCGGGTTCAGCTGTCACAAACCCTCGGGTGCGTTCTACGTGTTTCCCAACATCAAGGGCACCGGCAAGACCTCCAAGCAGATGGAGGACCATCTGATGAACAAGGCGGGCGTGGCCGTGCTCGCGGGAACCGCGTTCGGGCAGTACGGCGAGGGCTACATCCGTCTTTCCTACGCGAACTCGCAGGCCAACATCAAGAAGGCCATCGCGTGCATCAAGCAATCGCTCTAG